The following DNA comes from Gambusia affinis linkage group LG21, SWU_Gaff_1.0, whole genome shotgun sequence.
aataacttttcagattttgccaTGAGGCTGGGAGAACTGTTTGCTCAATACAACATTCCTGGAGACAAGTAGGTTTTCCTAAGACGTTCACAATTCACTTTTAAATTCTGGAATAGTTACCATTTAGCCTCTCATCTCTTGCTTTCACAGTGAAACAAAATCGAATAAGTTGAAATCACTACAATGCCTCTGGAAAGACCTTCAGCAAATATCAGATATGCCAAagtaagtaacaaaaaaaatcacaggttAACAATAAACCTGGGATTTTTAGCAGTTACTATTAAAAATAGCAGTAACAGCTTACACTGCTTATGGACAACTTGAATTAAACTGTTTATGCcttaattatgttttctttcttttagtgAACCAAAGTGCTTTGAAGCCCAAATGGGCTTAATAAACAGTGGTAGGGTTGGCTTTttaatggctgaaaaacaaGGTACAAATTGGAACCTTTACAGTAAATCATACATGtggacttgttttctttttaggatctgattcttattttttttatttttctcagattatccTCCATCTCTTTACTTCTATATGTCACCAAATGATTGCCTGAAGAACTCAGAGTTGTGTAAGAGTCTGATTTCTCTTCTCAATTCAATGTCTGATCATGCAGCAGATTCAAAgttgcatcttttatttattttttttatgtcatagCATTTGAGGAATTATTGGAGTTCAAACCAGCTGTCCAGGCAGCCCAGGCTACAATCGGAGTCAGCGACTTGACTCGCAAGCTTCAGATGACATCTCTAATCTCAGAGCCTCCTCAGCTGGACACTCagaagtttgtattttattttagtctctCATTCAGTCGAATAATGTGAAAGTCCCAGCTGCTGGTTAACAATAAATCTGCATCTTGGAGCCAGTTGTCCTGCGGTTGCTGCTTTCAGTGAGGTTTCGAATGAGATGCTTCCCACGTGTTTCCTGCTCAGACTGAAGACACCAATACCTGTGCTTTCTCATATTGTGGAGAGAGTTGGACAAATCACAGGTTGGGAACttttcctagaaaaaaaaaaaatcaaaagcttGTTTTCAAAAGCTCCACACTCATTTCATTGTTTCTCCAGGCGTGACTATACCAGATTGTGACCTCCAGTGGGCACCATTACCCAAGCTTCTGATAAAAGCTTCTGCAAGTGAAAAAAGCCCCTCAGAGCCATTAGATGGACAGGAGATCTTTTCAGTGGTACGAGTCTACTTTTaccttcatttatttctttgtcaatTTGAATTCATGCTGAGGGAGAATTGAAACGTCTCGTCCAGGTTTTTCCTGAGGGTGGAATGCACACGTATGTTCTCCCTAATTCTTCATGGGATgttcccacacaaagagcagctTTGCTGGCCAGCGTTCCTTTCACCCAGCCGGCTCACGTCTCAGCCGTGCTGGAGCTGCTGCGTCACCAGTGTGCCTTTAACACCCTGCTGAGGAGCTGCTTGACTCAGAGTGCCAGCCCAGGTGCGAGGATGTTCATGGGGTAGAATTATATCCAATATGAAGGAAGGGATGCTGCCAAGAAGACTTGTAATGCTcttattatatttatgttttgttttgctttatttctgtgAATTCCTACCAGCTTCAGTTTGTGACCTGCACTTCGAAGTCCGCCCAGAGTACACCACCAGCATTTCTGTGACTTTCCGTCAACCCCACATTGACCGTCTTGCTGTCTGTAagcattttttaacagaattttatggggggaaaaagccagttaatttaagtatttttcagGTCTGGATAAGTATAGGAGGAAAAtggtgtggaaaatgtttgaatttccaGACTTGATCTCATATGGTTTTTGATTCCTGCAGGTTTGGTATTTAAGGTCTGTCCTTTGCAGTAATTTCTGTCATAAATTGATAGAGAACATTGTGTTCTGTAAATTCAAAAGAACTGTAGTGGGTGAGTTTAGTTTAGAAATACTCTGTTAAGCATTTTGAATCTGCCTTAGCTATTAACATCATTAGATTATATGTAGTGTAAAAGTGGCGTATATTACTATACTACTCCTGTTGCTGCTAAAACTACcgatttttaaatgaaataaaaaatgactgaacTGTAAATGTGAATCTGAGAGTGTGCAACTTTAACAAGAAATATCTATGAACCGCGTTTATTGGTAAACGTTTTGCTTCAAAATGTaaggaaagtaaaacaaatatgtaactacaaaatatttagttcatttaTGTACACCTTAAAATTTGTGGGCTAATTTTTCAGAGTGGTATAATTGGTGTCTGTGAAATGAGTCTTAAAGATGATGAGATTGCCCGCTCAGGCCAACTGTCGGCTGCAAACTTCTTTCTTAACATAGTTTCTTTATTGCAACTGAAACACATATACCTTATAACCTCTACAGAACTACTTAGAAAACATATGGACTCATGTGCTTTTCTGTCACCAGTGCTGGTCAACATGCCTAATCCCCGTCAGATCACCTGCCAGTTGTTTGGAGGAGGATTTTATGATTTATCTTCTGCCATACTGGACGAATATATCTCCATACTTCTGACTAAGTTTGTTTTGTACTATTGCAAAAATACTCATTTTAAtcattgtttttagtttgattcCTTGCATAATActtatgtgtgtattttttttttttatctcagatGTATGTCCATTCCTGTGGCCATGAGGGCATTATACAGCAGGCTCGAGAAAACCACCAGCTGCCCCACCACCGCAGTAGCTGAAAACGACCGACTGAGTCCTGTGATGGACACCGATGGCCAGTCGCCTGCAGCCTCCCAAAGCGCAGAGCATGACGGTGTTCCTGGTTCAGTTCGCGGTGCCATATCTGCCTCTAAATCTGAGCTTCATCCTGACATGACCGCCAGCATGCCTGACGACCCTCACCCATTCGTTCCTGTGGCTCCAATGGCAAACTGTCAGAGCTGATCCCAACATAAAGAGGGTTTAGCAGCTGCTTGCGTCACAGATTATTGGACTTTATTAAGAAACTGGCCGCTGTGTAACAATTTGAGATGCTGATGGTTGAATCTGTCTCACTATGCATTCCAGTGTGGTAGGGATGGCTGGCTATAAAGGTTTTAGAGGTCTGGCAGTGGGCCTCCAAAGGGCAGGAAACCAGTTGCTTGTTACCATGTGAGCCAGTAAGTCCTGGATTAAATGTCTCCATATTGGCTTGTGGAAACCAATTTTTGtcagctttgaaaaaaatgaaaactttgttgaataaagaaacaatttggTTTGAATAGAGAAATGAAAGCTAGAAGAAATTTCTTGATTACAGTTGAGGACCATCTTGCTTTTCCTAGACTCCTGCCAGGACTTGTACAAATATAGGACAAATGCCTACAGCCTGTACAATCgaagaagaaatgtttataTGACTACAGAGGAGACAATGTGATTTTAACTGCATTATAGATCTTTCCATACAATTTTCTAAACTTACTGAAATGGAGGaggatttttcctttttttttttttttttttacacatatttagaATATTTGATCCAACTGTTGACAGTAGACAACTGGCTTTGTCTGTATGCATATCCAGTGACCTGTGTGACTGCTATTCATAGAAGCAGCCAAACATGTGGGCTTAGAAACGCTCTCTTCTTTCAGAGGAACTGTGTacatgaaatatttgttttgagaaCGTTCACAAAAGGAGCGCATGGTGATGCTGGATTTTAAATAACTGTCCAAGCTTTTGTAAACCTGGTTGGATGCTTAGTCTAATGAGCATAAATGTCTTCTGATACTCTTGACAAAATTTGAATCGTTCTTTCATGGGTAGAAGGATCATAGGATGTATgtgcatttatatatatatatatatatataagttgcAAAAGTATGAACATCTTTTGTGGTCAGCTGAGAAAGAAATGTAGCCATTTACACAGAATAGCGGAAAGTGTGTTTGTAGGGGTCTTGGTAGTAAACTGAACACACACGTGGCCagctggtggtggcagcatcataatGTTGGGCATTGCAAATCTTTACTTCAAATTACCATGTAGAATATTGAAACAAAGATACGGGGCAATGTTCTTGTAAAACAATAATAGGAGGGCAACAGGAGcgaatttaaaatatattttcactatATAAtgtattacaactaaaaattagaatattagatCAAATATTGAGCTTCAAAGTTTGACCATTCTAAAGGATATGCTTTCTTACCTCTAATACTAATAAAGACTGAATATTAGTCCActactgttgttttttgtttgtttttgtacaaatcAAATAAAGGTTTCATAACTCCAAagaaatttctgtttaaagatCTGTTTTTAGTCCAAAActattcaaataatttttgatcAGACACTAAAGTATTATTAACCACCTGCCAAGCAAGATTATGGTCTTTCAATCAAAATTGGCTCTATTTGCTACGTTTGTGCTCCATAACACTTTActctcaatatttaaaatgtaaatctgaaTGTATACATTTGTAACACTGAACTGAAGGCAAACAGCTAAACAGTTTGTCTTCAGGATATGAGGGATCTGCATATTTATCTGCCCTTTTTTCCTGAACCTAGACTTGTAAAAGAAGGTAAGCCCTGAAGGTCGTTTCTGTAGCTCTAATTATTCATTAGTCTAatcttgctttgttttgtttatgaaagTAGGATATATGTGCAATAGATTTATACATCTGTCTCTTAACTGGACACAAACTGTAATAACATAAAGGTCTACAATTTTCTTATACTTGTGCCATCCCCTCGTTCTTTTCACCCTGGGAGGTGAGCCACATCACTCCTATCAAACACATCTGTAGGTGGAGATTATTGACCAGAATTGTATATACAATATATAGAACTGTAACTATTTTAAAGTCGCATTCTTGGCCTATTTTAAGGAAATCCtaaaagggggagaaaaaggTCTCCTTTCTTGGTCTGCGGTCTCTTTAAATCCCAAACCAGTGGACGGGATCTGCGCGTCCTCACAAAGCCTGTCTGGACTCTCCACTCATCCTGATAAACAGCTGCTTACCATTTAAGGGGGAACTTCtcaggaaaaaaagggaaaaaaagttttccttGGACCTCCTCTGGAATCGGGACTTTTGTCTGCGGATGTTCGGATTTAGAGTCTGCAACGCTGCAAAACGCACCAAATCTGGACTCTCGAGGTTTTTTTTTGCGCAATGCTGCGCCGTCCTCAGTTCAACATCTGGATTAACTATTTGAAGTCGGATCTAACGGCAACAGCAAACTTCAACTTTAAAGCAGCCTGCctcctttgtgttttcctctggaGTTCAGCCTGATAAACCCGAGTGCCTGCTCGTAGATTATGTATTCTTTAAAATGGGTGCGAACAATGGAAAACAGTATGGAAGCGAGGGTAAGTGAAGCGATGATAACTTCTAAACACGCTTTAGGTTGAATCTGTTGATTTCATCTGTAATTCTCGGCGTAGTTGGTATGAAAATCCCGTTATGTGCGCGTTTTGTCCCGTAGTAAACTAAAAATAGAAGACCACGCAGGGTTGGTTGAGTTGGagctttcttctctctctccacaCATCTTTAGTTTTCTTGGTCTTTTTCGACCTTTAACGGCTATTTTATTagatgcaacattttttataaagtttttcaaaaaaccagagtgacatctgctggtcatctcatttttaaatgtagaatttGTTGAACATAAGCGCAAGTTTAC
Coding sequences within:
- the zgc:111976 gene encoding mediator of RNA polymerase II transcription subunit 1 isoform X2; its protein translation is MKKNTGISNLHCKFAEKRWNHTFQLVRRCMEKSRDESKPCEPLVRSLDRLQEELQAPTMNNMKSRLEMIAKQQGMGFHFTEATCYLTADFFYLEVLLLPSGEVQEVKVALHGEHPTPSRSLLHLLRSNNFSDFAMRLGELFAQYNIPGDNETKSNKLKSLQCLWKDLQQISDMPNEPKCFEAQMGLINSGRVGFLMAEKQDYPPSLYFYMSPNDCLKNSELSFEELLEFKPAVQAAQATIGVSDLTRKLQMTSLISEPPQLDTQNCPAVAAFSEVSNEMLPTCFLLRLKTPIPVLSHIVERVGQITGVTIPDCDLQWAPLPKLLIKASASEKSPSEPLDGQEIFSVVFPEGGMHTYVLPNSSWDVPTQRAALLASVPFTQPAHVSAVLELLRHQCAFNTLLRSCLTQSASPASVCDLHFEVRPEYTTSISVTFRQPHIDRLAVLLVNMPNPRQITCQLFGGGFYDLSSAILDEYISILLTKCMSIPVAMRALYSRLEKTTSCPTTAVAENDRLSPVMDTDGQSPAASQSAEHDGVPGSVRGAISASKSELHPDMTASMPDDPHPFVPVAPMANCQS
- the zgc:111976 gene encoding mediator of RNA polymerase II transcription subunit 1 isoform X3, with the protein product MEKSRDESKPCEPLVRSLDRLQEELQAPTMNNMKSRLEMIAKQQGMGFHFTEATCYLTADFFYLEVLLLPSGEVQEVKVALHGEHPTPSRSLLHLLRSNNFSDFAMRLGELFAQYNIPGDNETKSNKLKSLQCLWKDLQQISDMPNEPKCFEAQMGLINSGRVGFLMAEKQDYPPSLYFYMSPNDCLKNSELSFEELLEFKPAVQAAQATIGVSDLTRKLQMTSLISEPPQLDTQNCPAVAAFSEVSNEMLPTCFLLRLKTPIPVLSHIVERVGQITGVTIPDCDLQWAPLPKLLIKASASEKSPSEPLDGQEIFSVVFPEGGMHTYVLPNSSWDVPTQRAALLASVPFTQPAHVSAVLELLRHQCAFNTLLRSCLTQSASPASVCDLHFEVRPEYTTSISVTFRQPHIDRLAVLLVNMPNPRQITCQLFGGGFYDLSSAILDEYISILLTKCMSIPVAMRALYSRLEKTTSCPTTAVAENDRLSPVMDTDGQSPAASQSAEHDGVPGSVRGAISASKSELHPDMTASMPDDPHPFVPVAPMANCQS
- the zgc:111976 gene encoding mediator of RNA polymerase II transcription subunit 1 isoform X1, producing the protein MWLSEQLPKPHGAVMKKNTGISNLHCKFAEKRWNHTFQLVRRCMEKSRDESKPCEPLVRSLDRLQEELQAPTMNNMKSRLEMIAKQQGMGFHFTEATCYLTADFFYLEVLLLPSGEVQEVKVALHGEHPTPSRSLLHLLRSNNFSDFAMRLGELFAQYNIPGDNETKSNKLKSLQCLWKDLQQISDMPNEPKCFEAQMGLINSGRVGFLMAEKQDYPPSLYFYMSPNDCLKNSELSFEELLEFKPAVQAAQATIGVSDLTRKLQMTSLISEPPQLDTQNCPAVAAFSEVSNEMLPTCFLLRLKTPIPVLSHIVERVGQITGVTIPDCDLQWAPLPKLLIKASASEKSPSEPLDGQEIFSVVFPEGGMHTYVLPNSSWDVPTQRAALLASVPFTQPAHVSAVLELLRHQCAFNTLLRSCLTQSASPASVCDLHFEVRPEYTTSISVTFRQPHIDRLAVLLVNMPNPRQITCQLFGGGFYDLSSAILDEYISILLTKCMSIPVAMRALYSRLEKTTSCPTTAVAENDRLSPVMDTDGQSPAASQSAEHDGVPGSVRGAISASKSELHPDMTASMPDDPHPFVPVAPMANCQS
- the zgc:111976 gene encoding mediator of RNA polymerase II transcription subunit 1 isoform X4, which encodes MNNMKSRLEMIAKQQGMGFHFTEATCYLTADFFYLEVLLLPSGEVQEVKVALHGEHPTPSRSLLHLLRSNNFSDFAMRLGELFAQYNIPGDNETKSNKLKSLQCLWKDLQQISDMPNEPKCFEAQMGLINSGRVGFLMAEKQDYPPSLYFYMSPNDCLKNSELSFEELLEFKPAVQAAQATIGVSDLTRKLQMTSLISEPPQLDTQNCPAVAAFSEVSNEMLPTCFLLRLKTPIPVLSHIVERVGQITGVTIPDCDLQWAPLPKLLIKASASEKSPSEPLDGQEIFSVVFPEGGMHTYVLPNSSWDVPTQRAALLASVPFTQPAHVSAVLELLRHQCAFNTLLRSCLTQSASPASVCDLHFEVRPEYTTSISVTFRQPHIDRLAVLLVNMPNPRQITCQLFGGGFYDLSSAILDEYISILLTKCMSIPVAMRALYSRLEKTTSCPTTAVAENDRLSPVMDTDGQSPAASQSAEHDGVPGSVRGAISASKSELHPDMTASMPDDPHPFVPVAPMANCQS